A segment of the bacterium genome:
GCTGGCGCAACTGCGCTCACAGCTCGAGAGCGCGCGCGTCGAAGCGGACCTCGCCCGCACCCGGCTCGCCGAGGCGGCGGCCCGGGAGGCCGACCACGCGCGTCGCTACAGCGCCGCCATGCAGGAGCTGGCGGAGGCACGGGCCGAGATCGCGAGCCTGCACCGTCGTCTCGAGCATTCGGAAGCGCTCCGCGCGCAGCTCGAGGGCCAGCTCTTCGAGCCGGACACCCGGGGGGATGCGGAAGAGCTCGTCCGGCTCCGGCGTGAGGTCCTGGTGGAGCGCCACCGCGCGGACGTCAACGAGCGCATCGCCGCGCGGCTCCGCCAGCGGGTCGAGGAGCTCGAAGCGAGCCGGGAGACGATCCTCTCCCACCTCGCCGAGTGGCAGCAACTGGTGCGGCGGGAAGGCCCGGACGCCGTTGACCTGGCCCGCTACCTGTCCGACCTGCGGCGCGAGATCCTGGACCTCGAGGCGCGCTGCGCACTGGCCGAGCGCAGGGAGGCCGCCTACCGCCGGCGTCTCGCAATGGCGGGCATCGACCCGGACGAGGTGCTGGCGGAGCTGCAGGACAGTCAGGCGCATCGGGAGCCGTGGGCCGACGCCGGCGCCGTGGATCCGCTGCGGCAGTGGGAGCAGCGCATCGACGACCTCCCGCTGTTCGAGTTCCCGCTGCGGCCGATCACGGCGGTCGTCTCGGAGAACGGCGAGCCCGCGCGCGGGGTCGTGACCGACGTCGAGCCCCGCACCCTCGTCGAGCCGGTTGCCGACGGCGCCGCCGCAGGGCCCGTTGCGGCCGCGGACACAGAAGCGGGTCCCGCCGTCGATCGTGACGGCGGCGATGTGGAACCCGCGGCGGAGAACGAGGAAGCCGCCTCCGACCCGGCCGAGGTCGGTTCGGTGGATGCGGCCGCGACCCCGGAGCCCGCCGAGGTCGTCCCGCTGGTGTCGGGCGCAGCCCCGGAGGCGGCCGAGGCCACCGTCGGGGGCGTCGAGTCCGCCGCGGCGGTGGCGGACGTCGCGCTGGAGGCGGCGGATACGGTCGCGGGAGAGGTCCAGTTCGCCGAGGCGGCGGACAGCGCCGCGGAGCAGGGCGGCGGTGACGTGGGCGCCGCGCCCGAGCGTGAGGACGGCGCCGTGGTCCTCGTCGCGGGGCGGGATGGCGCCGCTGTCGGCGGAGAAACGGATCGTGGGGGAGTCGACGCGGACGCGGCAGCAGAGGACCGTGAGGCGACGGCGGTCGTCCTCGGCGTGGGGCACGACGGTACCGCCGACGGCGTCGTTGCTGCCACGGACGGGTCTGCGGACGACGGCCAGCCCGAGCCCGCACCGCCGGCACAGCCGCTCGAGGAGCGCGCCGCGGAGCCGGAGGTCGTGCCGGAACCGCTCAACGTCCTGGTCGCGGCGCTGGAGAACGCGGACATCCTCACGCTGCGCATCGAGCTGCGGCGGTGCGTGCGCGCCTGCGGCGAGGACGCCGTGCTGGACGTGATCCGTCCGCGGACCGGCTCGAGCAGGCCGGCCGTACGCGCGGCGGCGTACGAGGCGCTGGGGCTACTCCTCGGACGCGACCCCGCGGCGCTCGAGCCGTTCGTGCGCGCGGGGCTCGACGATCCGGACGGGCGCGTGCGGCGCCGGGTCGTGCTGGCGGCGGCCGCGGCGCAGGGGCTGCCGCTGCGCTCGCTGCTCGAGCCGATCCGCACGGATCCGGACCCGCAGGTCCGCCGCGTGGTCCTGGAGGTGCTGCGGCACCTGCCGCCGAGCACCGGCGAAGAGCGCCGGCGGAGTGACGAGTCCGGCGTGCTGAGCGCGGTCCGTCCGGTGGCCTGACGCGCAGCGTCCGCGATGTCGGCCTCGATACCGATGTAGAGGTGGGCGGCGTGGAGATCCGATACCGGCGCGACGATTTCGCCAGGATCCTGGGTCTTTCGGACCAGCAGCTCGCCGAAGCCGATGCCCGGCCGGAGTTCGGCTTCGCGGGCGTGCTCCCGGAGACCTATGGGCCCGAGCACATCTCGGCGTACCGGAAGGTCCTCGGCCGCTACCCGCCACGCCAGCCGCTGCGCCGTCAGCTCTTCCTCAACTTCAAGGGCGGAACGGGCAAGACCAGCCTTTCCGTGGCGTATGCCTACCGGCTGGCCGAGATGGGCCACCGCGTGCTGCTCATCGACCTCGATTCGCAGGGCCACGCCACGCAGCACCTGGGGATCGACGGCGAGCAGTGCGAGCGCACGCTGTACGACGTGCTGGTCCACCGCGTGCCGATGGAAGAAGTGGTGCTCCGCACCGCGCTGGAGGAGTTCGACCTCGTCCCGTCGAACCTCGGCATGACGACGGTAGACATGGCGCTCATGCCGATGGCCGGGCGCGAGTTCAAGCTCAAGAAGGCGCTGGAGACCATCGAGCACCGATACGAGTACATCGTGATGGACGCGCCTCCGTCGTTCGGGTTGCTGAACCTGAACGCGTTGATCGCGGCCGACGACCTCTTCGTTCCCGTGCTGCCCGATTTCCTCTCGTTCCGGGGTCTCAAGCTGCTGTTCGAGACCATCAACGAGCTGGAGGAGGATCTCGGGCACACGCTGGAGCGGATCTTCGTCGTGCTCAACCAGTACAACCCGACGACGCGGATCGCCCGCGAAGCGAAGCGTGCGCTCGAGACCCATTACCCCGAGTTCCTGTTGAAGACCATCGTGCGCCAGTCCACGCAGTTCGCCCAGGCATCCAGCGTGGGCATGCCGATCTCGGCGTTTGCTCCGTCGTCGAAGGGCACGGAAGACGTGGATGCGCTGATTGCCGAGGTCCAGTGCGTCCCGATCGTGGGCGCGGAGGAGCGGATCGCATGAAGAGCGGCTTCGATGCCAACGTCCCGGTGCGCAAGCCTCGAACGGCGATCGGGCGAGTGTTGACCGAGCTGACCACGGAGCCCCCGGCGGAACCGCCCGTCGCCCCGAACGGGGCCGAAGCGGCGGCCGGGGCGGAGCACGTCGCGACGGCCGACCCGGGCGGGCCGCTGGGGGCCCGGGCGCCCGAGCGCCGCTTCGCTCCAGTGAACCGGATCCAGCCCGTGCTGGAGCCGGCGGCCGACGCGGCCGTCCAGCCGGTGGCGGCGCCCGCGGAGCCGAAGCCGCCGGCGCCCGAGAGCGTGAAGCCGGAACCCGTGCGCGTGCTCAGCGCCCGCGAGCGCATCGCCGCGCTGCGCGAGCGCCTGGCCGCCACGGCGCGTCCGCCGGTCGAGGAGGTGGAGCCCGCGCGCATGGCCGCCGCGGTCCGGGAGGTGATCGACGAGCTCCGCGCTCGGCTGGACAATGCGATCCAGGAACGCACCCGGCTGGCCGAGGAACTCGAGGAGGTGCGGGCGGCGCTGGCGCGTGCCCAGGCCGAGATCGAGCGCGAGCGGGCGGCGCGCGCGGCTGCGGAGGCCCGGGCCGAGGAACGAGCACGGATCGCGGACGAGGCCGTGGCCGAAGCGGAGGCGGTGGCCGCGGAGCGAGACCAGGTGCTCGCGGAGCTCGCCGAGCGTCGCCGACTGGATGAGGAGCAGGCGGCGGTGCTGGCCCAGGTCGAGGCCGCGCTGGATCAGCGCGATGCGGAGAAGGCGGCCCTCACCCAGGAGCTCGAGCGTGTCCGTGCGCTGGTGGCCGCCCGGGAAGCCGAGGTGGCGGACCTCCAGAGCAAGCTCGAAGCCGCCGCGGTCGAGCGCGGAGCGCTCGAGGCCCGTTGCCGCGAGCTCGAGGCCGAGGTGAAACGTCTCACCGAAGCGACGGAGGCGCTCAAGGCCATCCACGAAACGGTCACGCGACGGAAGTGAGCGTGCTGCGAGCCAGAGCGTGATGGCCGGTTGCACTGTGCCGGTCCATCGCGCGCTGGCGGCGCTCCGAACGCGCATCGCCGCGCTCGCACCACTTGACATCGACGCTCCAGGCGACCATGTTGCCCGCACGCGTGGCGACGGTGCGCGCCGCGCTGTCGAGGGCCTTCGGCTAGAGGAGCCGAAGGCCCTTTCCTTTTCCCCCAGCAACACGGAGGGACGTATGGCAGCACGTACGGAAGTGCGCGGCCACGCCGCGGCGACGACCGAGGCGACCATCGACATGCGGGAGATCCCGCGTCGCAGGAGGCTCCAGCGCGCACTGGCCCAGCCGGAGATCCTGGAGGAGTTCCTGGTGGACCCGGAGGGAGTCGCGCGTCGCTTCGAGGTCACGCTCACGGAGGAGGAGCTCACGATCGCGCAGCGGCTCGGCCACCTCGTGTTCGAGTGGGACCAGATCTGCGGCGATCGGCGGTGGGTGGATGCCGTTGACGCGCCGGAGCAGGAGCGTGCGCGGGTCCGGGTCTCCGACTCCCTGGCACACACGCTGGAGCGTGAGGTGCGCAATCGCATCGCCCGGGATGTCTTCGCGGACTTCCCGGAGGCGATCCGCCGCGCTGCCGACCGTTTCGGCCCGGAGGCGCTGGTCCGCCCGGATCCGGCCGAGGAGGAAGCCGTGCCGCCGTCCGTGCGCCCGCTGCGTCGCGTGATCCGGGCCATCGCGCGCCGTGTCGTCGCCGAGCTGGACCGCGAGTTCGACAGCTTCGTGTTCCATCGCGCGCTGCACACACGGGCCACGCCGGTGCCGTCGCGTATGGTGGTTCCGCGGCCCGAGGAAGAGCCGCAGCCTCGCGCCGTGGACGTGGAGGCGATCCAGGATGTGCGGATCGCGGCGTTGCGGAATCAGGTCGTCGCGGCGGCGCTGAGGGGCATCGAGGAAGCGCTGCTGCGCATCCGCCCGGCGCCGGTGGATGCTCCCGAGCGGCGTACACAGCGGGCGCAGGACCTGGTGGCAAGCGCAGCACCCGCCGCTACGCGGAGCAGTTGAGAGCAGCGGCTACGGCGCGCCGGCCGAGCACCGTCCCGGGGGCACAGCTCTGCGCCCCCGGGGACGCCGGACGCCGGCCACGGTGGCGGACGGACGCTGACGCTCACCCCATGCGCAGCGTCGCGGCCGGCGGCAGCCGCGCGGCCTGGCGGGCGGGCAGGTAGCTGGCGAGCAGCGCAGCAGCGGCGATGATCAGGGCCACCGCGACGAACGTGACCGGGTCCGTCGCACTCACGCCGTACAGCATGCTGGAGAGCACGCGCGTGAGGGCGAGCGCTGAGGCCAGGCCGATCAACGTGCCCGTCACCGCCAGCGCTGCGCCCCGGCCGATCACGAGTCGCATGACCTCCCGGCTGCCCGCACCGAGCGCCATGCGGATCCCGATCTCGTGGGTGCGTTGCGCGACCAGGTACGAGACCACGCCGTAGATGCCCATTGTCGCGACCAGCAGCGCGGCAGCGCTGAA
Coding sequences within it:
- a CDS encoding chromosome partitioning protein; this translates as MLGLSDQQLAEADARPEFGFAGVLPETYGPEHISAYRKVLGRYPPRQPLRRQLFLNFKGGTGKTSLSVAYAYRLAEMGHRVLLIDLDSQGHATQHLGIDGEQCERTLYDVLVHRVPMEEVVLRTALEEFDLVPSNLGMTTVDMALMPMAGREFKLKKALETIEHRYEYIVMDAPPSFGLLNLNALIAADDLFVPVLPDFLSFRGLKLLFETINELEEDLGHTLERIFVVLNQYNPTTRIAREAKRALETHYPEFLLKTIVRQSTQFAQASSVGMPISAFAPSSKGTEDVDALIAEVQCVPIVGAEERIA